In Arthrobacter sp. SLBN-112, a genomic segment contains:
- a CDS encoding DUF2306 domain-containing protein, which translates to MPSSWTVLITLHAIAASYSLIFGAVNLLRRTKGGRAHRIVGRIWAVSMYVVVLTSFGIRTIDGGFNWLHALSVLTFCTLTAGLWAIWRRNVRAHRSFMTGSYFGLIGAFVGVLAVPSRRIPQLAIHELPLLGLLVLVLLGTSALTIIGIAQLRRTPTAQIAR; encoded by the coding sequence ATGCCTTCCTCCTGGACCGTCCTGATTACTCTGCACGCAATCGCAGCCAGCTACTCTCTGATTTTCGGCGCCGTGAATCTGTTGCGCCGCACCAAAGGCGGCCGTGCTCATAGGATCGTGGGCCGAATCTGGGCTGTTTCTATGTATGTCGTGGTGCTGACCTCGTTCGGAATCAGAACTATCGACGGCGGGTTCAATTGGCTCCATGCGCTGTCAGTCCTGACGTTCTGCACACTGACGGCAGGACTATGGGCAATTTGGAGGAGAAACGTCAGAGCCCACCGCAGTTTTATGACCGGCAGCTACTTCGGCCTTATCGGGGCGTTTGTGGGCGTTTTGGCCGTGCCCTCGCGCCGCATTCCCCAGCTCGCCATCCATGAGCTCCCCCTTCTGGGGCTGCTAGTCCTGGTCCTGCTGGGCACATCCGCCCTCACAATCATCGGGATTGCTCAGCTCCGCAGAACACCAACGGCCCAAATCGCCCGTTAG
- a CDS encoding dihydrofolate reductase family protein — MPELLIDFITSLDGYAAAEGWPGWWGLEGPEYLAWLGEAPEADYTVLMGATTYRVMSEFSAAGEPGTEPLAGMSKIVFSKTLREPLAWPNAQLVARDAAEAVRAMKTTGSKSMRTIGSLTLCRALLKAGLVDRFRVVIFPVITGSTGRERIYEGYPDVALDMINSRTFDGRIQMLEYVPTVLSGPSSPESL; from the coding sequence ATGCCCGAACTCCTCATCGACTTCATCACTTCGCTCGACGGCTACGCGGCGGCAGAGGGTTGGCCGGGCTGGTGGGGGCTTGAAGGGCCCGAATACCTGGCATGGCTCGGAGAAGCTCCCGAAGCCGATTACACCGTATTGATGGGGGCAACGACCTACCGCGTCATGTCGGAATTCTCGGCTGCAGGTGAACCGGGTACGGAGCCCCTGGCCGGCATGTCGAAAATCGTCTTCTCGAAGACATTGCGCGAACCCCTCGCGTGGCCAAACGCTCAACTCGTCGCCCGGGACGCCGCCGAGGCCGTGCGGGCGATGAAGACAACCGGGTCGAAGTCGATGCGCACCATCGGCAGCCTTACCCTGTGTCGAGCGCTGTTGAAGGCTGGTCTCGTGGACCGCTTCCGGGTAGTCATCTTCCCAGTCATTACGGGGAGCACCGGCCGGGAGCGGATCTACGAGGGCTACCCCGACGTGGCCCTCGACATGATCAACAGCCGCACCTTCGACGGACGCATCCAGATGCTTGAATACGTCCCGACCGTTCTATCCGGGCCGTCGAGTCCGGAGAGCCTCTGA
- a CDS encoding NADP-dependent oxidoreductase: protein MKAVHFHEVGGPEVLQFGEVEQPVPAAGQVRLRVAASAFNAADNGMRAGFLPIPVVLPHVPGYDVSGIIDAVGGGVEGVAVGDRVIGFLPMEQDGGAAEYVIAPADAVVAAPTSIPLADAAALPSVALTAWQALVDEGRLEAGQRLLIVGAGGVVGKYAIQLAKRAGVEVVATASPRSIDAVRAAGADEIIDHTGADLLSAVDGQVDVLLNLAPIEPGQFAALVALVRDGGAVVSTTAFMPTPGDEKRGVRAVTVYVRPNRERLTELVSLVDNGKLTVEVTRRIPLAELPALHAEASVGHVSGKVVVLAG from the coding sequence ATGAAGGCAGTGCACTTTCACGAAGTAGGCGGCCCCGAAGTACTTCAGTTCGGGGAGGTCGAGCAGCCGGTGCCGGCGGCAGGGCAGGTTCGGCTGCGTGTGGCGGCGTCCGCGTTCAATGCGGCTGACAATGGAATGCGGGCAGGGTTCTTGCCGATCCCGGTGGTGCTGCCGCATGTGCCCGGTTACGACGTCTCCGGGATCATCGATGCTGTGGGCGGGGGAGTCGAGGGGGTTGCGGTCGGGGATCGGGTTATCGGGTTCCTGCCCATGGAGCAGGATGGCGGCGCGGCGGAGTACGTGATCGCCCCTGCGGATGCCGTTGTTGCCGCCCCGACCAGCATTCCGCTGGCTGATGCCGCAGCACTGCCATCGGTAGCGTTGACCGCCTGGCAGGCGCTTGTTGACGAAGGGCGGCTCGAAGCGGGGCAGCGGCTGCTCATTGTCGGGGCCGGCGGTGTGGTGGGCAAATACGCCATCCAGCTCGCGAAGCGCGCCGGGGTGGAGGTGGTGGCGACCGCGAGCCCGCGCAGTATCGACGCCGTCCGGGCTGCAGGTGCGGACGAGATCATCGACCATACCGGCGCCGACCTGCTGAGCGCCGTTGACGGGCAGGTCGACGTGCTGCTCAACCTCGCTCCGATCGAGCCGGGGCAATTTGCCGCGCTGGTTGCTCTCGTGCGCGATGGCGGCGCGGTGGTCAGCACCACGGCATTCATGCCGACGCCGGGCGACGAGAAGCGTGGTGTGCGTGCTGTCACCGTCTACGTCCGCCCCAACCGCGAACGCCTCACCGAACTGGTGTCCCTCGTCGACAACGGAAAACTCACCGTCGAAGTCACCCGACGCATCCCTCTCGCGGAACTGCCTGCCCTCCACGCCGAGGCCAGCGTTGGCCACGTGTCCGGAAAGGTCGTCGTTCTTGCCGGCTGA
- a CDS encoding MarR family transcriptional regulator, with translation MTETPPDLTPTQLGAYFAFTEVSSLLRHAVEKQLRDAGDLSYVQFQLLARLGDAPNGQRRMTDLADGVVYSRSGLTYQAHSLEQRGLVARSPSPDDERSTVLTLTDAGRAVLAAVFPGHINAVHSLLFASLSDNDVDDLARILGQAAAHLRAAPPRSAAPRRRKAS, from the coding sequence ATGACCGAAACACCCCCGGACCTGACCCCCACACAGCTCGGTGCGTACTTCGCTTTCACCGAGGTGAGCAGCCTGCTGCGCCACGCAGTGGAGAAACAGCTCCGCGATGCCGGTGACCTCAGCTACGTCCAGTTCCAGCTCCTGGCCCGCCTCGGAGACGCCCCGAACGGGCAGCGGCGCATGACCGATCTCGCCGACGGCGTGGTCTACAGCCGCAGCGGACTGACCTACCAGGCGCATTCACTGGAGCAGCGCGGGCTCGTCGCCCGCTCCCCCTCACCCGATGACGAACGCAGCACCGTGCTGACACTCACCGACGCCGGCCGCGCCGTTCTCGCGGCAGTGTTCCCCGGCCATATCAACGCCGTACACAGCCTGCTGTTCGCGTCCCTTTCCGACAATGATGTGGACGATCTCGCGCGCATCCTGGGCCAGGCCGCCGCCCATCTCCGTGCGGCCCCGCCGCGTTCAGCTGCACCCCGCCGTCGGAAAGCTTCATAA
- a CDS encoding biotin transporter BioY, whose protein sequence is MSNTETTATKSQRTERRRWNGTDLGLIAVFAALVAGAALVPGLALNGFGVPITFQTLAVMLTGLVLGPARGLAAVGLYTLLGLAGLPIFSQGRSGLGILAGPSAGYIIAFPIAAGVVGWLAVIVIKRTTKARALWFFLAATATSVVVVHTLGILGIALNSKATLEQAFLSDLVFYPGDIIKNVLAAAIAVALHRAFPDVLVRRVRRQAATTGKA, encoded by the coding sequence ATGAGCAACACCGAGACCACCGCAACGAAGAGCCAACGGACAGAGCGCCGCCGCTGGAATGGCACCGACCTTGGCCTGATCGCCGTCTTCGCCGCCCTCGTAGCCGGCGCAGCACTCGTGCCGGGGCTGGCCCTGAACGGCTTCGGCGTCCCCATCACCTTCCAGACCCTGGCTGTGATGCTCACCGGCCTGGTGCTGGGACCCGCCCGTGGACTCGCCGCCGTCGGGCTCTACACACTCCTGGGGCTCGCCGGCCTGCCCATCTTCAGCCAGGGCCGCAGCGGCCTGGGCATCCTTGCCGGCCCCTCAGCCGGTTACATCATCGCCTTCCCCATCGCCGCGGGCGTCGTGGGATGGCTGGCAGTAATCGTCATCAAACGCACCACCAAAGCCCGCGCCCTCTGGTTCTTCCTTGCCGCCACAGCCACCAGCGTTGTGGTGGTGCACACCCTGGGCATCCTGGGCATTGCCCTGAACTCCAAGGCAACCCTGGAGCAGGCCTTCCTGAGCGACCTTGTCTTCTACCCCGGAGACATCATCAAGAACGTCCTTGCGGCGGCCATCGCCGTCGCGCTGCACCGTGCCTTCCCCGACGTCCTGGTGCGCCGCGTGCGACGCCAGGCCGCCACGACCGGGAAGGCCTAG
- a CDS encoding ABC transporter ATP-binding protein: MPAVTFDQVTVGVEQEDSPDPKILLDAVSLRLDEARVGVIGANGSGKSTLLRLINGLVQPTSGTVEVDGDDTVRAVRKVRRNVGFVFTDPLSQLVMPTGREDVELSLRRSVKNGTERRVRAEAALERLGLLKLADQSIYELSGGERQLMALAAVLAVDPHVLVLDEPSTLLDLRNRELLRRTLAGLDQQIIMSTHDLDLALEMDRVLVIEQGRVAFDGAPADAVAAYRSWCLDGLIPASRDTP; encoded by the coding sequence ATGCCTGCCGTGACTTTTGACCAGGTGACCGTTGGGGTCGAACAGGAGGATTCCCCGGACCCCAAAATCCTCCTTGATGCGGTCAGCCTCCGGCTGGATGAAGCCCGGGTGGGCGTCATTGGTGCCAACGGCTCCGGCAAGTCCACCCTGTTGCGCCTGATCAACGGGCTCGTCCAGCCCACCTCGGGCACAGTAGAGGTCGACGGCGACGACACAGTACGTGCCGTCCGGAAAGTCAGGCGGAACGTGGGCTTCGTCTTCACCGACCCGCTTTCCCAGCTGGTCATGCCCACCGGCAGGGAGGACGTGGAACTGTCGCTGCGCCGTTCAGTGAAAAACGGCACGGAGCGGCGAGTCCGGGCCGAGGCCGCCCTGGAGCGGCTGGGGCTCCTGAAGCTGGCCGACCAAAGCATCTACGAACTCTCCGGCGGGGAACGTCAGCTGATGGCCCTGGCCGCCGTCCTGGCCGTCGACCCCCACGTCCTGGTCCTGGACGAGCCATCAACCCTGCTGGACCTGCGCAACCGCGAACTGCTCCGAAGAACCCTCGCGGGCCTGGACCAGCAGATCATCATGTCCACCCACGACCTTGACCTCGCCCTGGAAATGGACCGGGTCCTGGTCATCGAACAGGGCCGCGTCGCCTTCGACGGCGCCCCGGCGGACGCCGTCGCGGCCTATCGTTCATGGTGCCTGGACGGGCTTATTCCCGCCTCGCGGGACACCCCGTGA